In Oscillatoria acuminata PCC 6304, a single window of DNA contains:
- the hpsL gene encoding hormogonium polysaccharide biosynthesis protein HpsL: protein MLKTKQKVNKASQNNHPTQVPTLSKKELAAQQKKRDRERKAMIQSFQTYGGLGAAIGIVLFFVADFKLALAGGGGVAVLLLSYKYPRLAIWGFLIYMPFSGTITYWIGGGNALFQLAKDGFYIPAAIALYREIKSKKLPFLIPSQLGPALNILLLVCLMTLLFVNGAQQFGPRPDGKPIPMGLLGMKVFLGYIPLIGCSYYLIRNKKEFLWLTRTHVILALICCGLGVVQYWLLSSGRCPGTRGYVGEDLFKATLDAKCLVGGSLVFSPEVNMIRLPGTFVAPWQWAWFLIANIFFTFASAFNDPSFLWKMLSFLGMALVFVNSVISGQRIALALVPVLTVILLVVTGQVTNLKRFIPIAVGLSILGFGAMALFPDVVTERIDSFVSRWNASPPTDFIAHQAEFSSKGQAGFFGNGLGKATNSARMFGETKLIETYYPKLLYEIGPVGVIGFLIFVTTLTYLAFKTYRSVKDKNLRGYGASYWVFILFISYNTYYYPLDVDPVAVYYWVFAGLLFKLPDLDREVAQEKLEAEELGLLRNKGSSKKKKKKK from the coding sequence ATGTTAAAAACCAAGCAGAAAGTCAATAAAGCGTCCCAGAACAATCATCCGACACAAGTACCCACTCTCAGCAAAAAAGAGCTGGCTGCCCAACAAAAGAAGCGCGATCGCGAACGTAAAGCCATGATTCAATCGTTTCAGACCTATGGAGGTCTCGGGGCGGCGATCGGAATTGTGCTTTTTTTTGTGGCGGACTTCAAGTTAGCGCTCGCTGGTGGCGGTGGAGTGGCAGTTTTATTACTCTCCTACAAATACCCTCGTTTAGCGATTTGGGGTTTTTTAATCTATATGCCTTTTTCCGGCACCATTACCTACTGGATTGGCGGGGGCAATGCACTATTCCAACTGGCTAAAGATGGGTTTTATATTCCAGCGGCGATCGCTCTGTACCGAGAGATCAAGAGCAAAAAACTCCCGTTCCTAATTCCTTCCCAACTGGGTCCAGCGCTGAACATTCTGTTATTGGTCTGCCTGATGACTCTGTTGTTTGTAAATGGCGCTCAACAGTTTGGCCCCCGTCCCGATGGCAAGCCCATCCCGATGGGACTCTTGGGTATGAAAGTCTTCCTAGGTTATATTCCCTTGATCGGGTGCAGTTACTATCTCATCCGTAACAAAAAGGAATTTCTGTGGCTGACGCGCACCCATGTCATACTCGCTCTGATCTGCTGTGGATTGGGTGTTGTTCAGTATTGGCTCCTCTCCTCGGGTCGCTGTCCCGGTACAAGGGGCTATGTGGGCGAAGATTTATTTAAAGCCACCCTCGATGCTAAATGCCTGGTTGGAGGTTCTCTGGTGTTTAGTCCCGAAGTGAACATGATTCGCTTACCCGGGACCTTTGTCGCCCCCTGGCAGTGGGCTTGGTTCCTAATTGCCAATATCTTTTTTACCTTTGCCTCAGCATTTAACGATCCTTCCTTCCTCTGGAAGATGCTCAGTTTCCTGGGAATGGCCTTAGTCTTTGTCAATTCAGTGATCTCCGGTCAACGAATTGCCTTAGCGCTTGTCCCCGTCTTGACTGTGATTCTCCTAGTCGTGACAGGTCAAGTCACCAATCTGAAACGATTTATTCCGATCGCCGTCGGACTCTCGATCTTGGGATTTGGGGCGATGGCCCTGTTTCCGGATGTGGTTACGGAACGGATCGATAGTTTTGTCAGCCGATGGAATGCCTCTCCGCCTACGGATTTTATCGCCCACCAAGCGGAATTTAGCTCAAAAGGACAGGCTGGATTTTTTGGGAATGGTTTAGGCAAAGCCACCAACTCTGCTCGGATGTTCGGAGAGACGAAGCTCATTGAAACCTACTATCCTAAATTACTCTATGAAATTGGCCCGGTAGGAGTGATTGGGTTTCTAATTTTCGTGACGACTCTGACCTATCTCGCCTTTAAAACCTATCGCTCTGTCAAAGATAAAAATCTGCGCGGCTATGGGGCATCCTATTGGGTGTTTATCTTGTTTATCAGCTATAACACTTACTATTATCCCCTAGATGTAGACCCGGTTGCGGTCTATTATTGGGTCTTTGCCGGGTTGCTGTTCAAGCTGCCCGACCTTGACCGAGAAGTAGCTCAGGAAAAACTTGAAGCTGAGGAACTCGGGTTGCTCAGAAATAAAGGGTCCTCTAAAAAGAAAAAGAAAAAGAAATAA
- the glmM gene encoding phosphoglucosamine mutase, translating to MVTTPAWTQGSGSNGSSLTLAGVNGSKSVQNPKPTGGKEVINRLSVVETGIYLPNTPLFGTDGIRGRVGDFLNAPLALQVGFWAGQVLKAQSGTTGPIILGQDSRNSSDMLAMALSAGLTSAGLEVWNLGLCPTPCVAYLTSVSEAIGGVMISASHNPPGDNGIKFFGSDGTKLPAAVQKLIEAGIRGQMDSASLTGAWGHQYYRPELVADYAKALQLPLIYGNGTEELPLQGMRIVLDLAWGAAAMLAPEVFEALGAEIICLHDRPDGDRINVGCGSTHLDVLQSTVKAYNADMGFAFDGDADRVLGVDDRGRPIDGDYILYLWGHTLEQSGQLPDSTIVATVMSNLGFERAWEKLGGKLLRTPVGDQHVHAEMLRTGSMLGGEQSGHILCRHYGVTGDGVMTAIHLATVVRQHGGSLAQMVDESFQTYPQLLRNVRVEDRDRRMDWESCEPVQIAINRATAAMGDQGRILVRASGTEPLIRVMVEAATAELTNYWTDNLVRVVEQHLAA from the coding sequence ATGGTAACAACTCCAGCCTGGACGCAAGGCTCTGGATCAAACGGCTCATCCTTAACCCTCGCCGGGGTAAATGGGTCTAAATCTGTACAAAACCCTAAACCCACTGGGGGTAAAGAGGTCATCAATCGCCTTTCCGTGGTAGAAACCGGAATTTACCTCCCCAATACTCCCTTATTTGGGACCGATGGAATTCGCGGACGAGTGGGAGATTTTCTGAATGCACCCCTCGCCTTGCAGGTCGGATTTTGGGCCGGTCAGGTCCTGAAAGCTCAAAGTGGGACAACGGGTCCGATTATTTTAGGACAAGATTCTCGCAATTCTAGCGATATGTTAGCAATGGCCCTCTCTGCGGGGTTGACCTCGGCAGGGTTAGAGGTGTGGAATTTAGGATTATGTCCGACCCCCTGCGTTGCTTACTTGACGAGCGTTTCTGAAGCCATTGGCGGGGTGATGATTTCGGCGAGTCACAATCCCCCAGGGGATAATGGAATTAAGTTTTTTGGATCCGACGGGACGAAGCTACCGGCTGCTGTGCAAAAGCTGATTGAAGCGGGTATCCGAGGGCAGATGGACTCCGCCAGTTTGACCGGGGCCTGGGGACATCAATATTATCGGCCCGAGTTAGTGGCAGATTACGCGAAAGCCTTGCAACTCCCTTTGATTTATGGTAATGGGACTGAAGAGTTGCCATTACAGGGAATGCGGATTGTTTTAGATTTGGCCTGGGGTGCAGCGGCAATGTTGGCCCCGGAAGTCTTTGAGGCATTGGGGGCTGAGATTATTTGCTTGCACGATCGCCCCGATGGCGATCGGATTAATGTCGGCTGTGGTTCCACCCATCTGGATGTCCTGCAATCCACCGTCAAGGCATACAATGCCGATATGGGGTTTGCTTTTGATGGCGATGCCGATCGCGTCTTAGGGGTGGATGATAGAGGCCGCCCGATTGATGGGGATTATATTCTATATTTGTGGGGACATACCCTAGAGCAGTCCGGCCAACTCCCGGATTCAACCATTGTTGCTACGGTTATGTCTAATTTAGGGTTTGAACGGGCCTGGGAAAAACTGGGGGGTAAACTACTCAGAACTCCCGTCGGCGATCAGCACGTTCATGCAGAAATGCTGCGTACTGGGTCCATGTTAGGCGGTGAACAATCCGGTCATATCCTCTGTCGCCATTATGGAGTCACTGGAGATGGGGTGATGACGGCGATTCATCTGGCAACGGTGGTTAGACAACATGGCGGTTCCCTGGCGCAGATGGTGGATGAAAGTTTCCAGACCTATCCGCAATTGTTGCGGAATGTGCGGGTAGAAGACCGCGATCGCCGGATGGATTGGGAAAGTTGCGAACCCGTGCAAATTGCCATTAATCGCGCCACTGCCGCAATGGGCGATCAGGGCCGGATTTTAGTTCGGGCCTCCGGTACGGAACCCTTGATCCGGGTGATGGTGGAAGCCGCAACAGCGGAACTTACTAACTACTGGACAGACAATTTAGTTCGAGTTGTTGAGCAACATTTGGCTGCTTAG